The window GAAGTgggattttaatttaatttaaaagaaaacaatattctttttaatttaatatgcttCTTTAAAAGGTTTACAATTCTATATACATCATATAAATTACTTCTGTGCAGGCTTTTGCATGACAATAATCTCACGGGAAGCATTCCTTCTACCCTTGGACTTGTGCAGACTTTGGAGGCTGTGTAAGCATCCACATGGCAAACTGAAGTGATTAATCTACACTGATCTAGTTTGTATTGAATGCCTTATCTTTGTTGCAGACGTTTTGAAGGGAATTCATTAACTGGACCTGTCCCTCCAAACCTCAACAATCTTACCACTGTGAAGACGTTGTAAGTATACAGAAAACGACATTGCCAGTAAAGATATCACAATGGTTTGGCTAGTTTGTTAAGTCTTTTGTGCGAATTCTCACTCTGTTAAGAGTGTTTTTGCTGATAAATTTCAGGATTTTGTCCAACAATAAATTTACTGGGCCTGTTCCTAATCTCACTGGCATGGCTTATCTCAGCTACTTGTAAGATTTCAAGTCTATTAACGTTGTTAGGTATCTCAGTATGAAATACAATTCGACTTTTCTCCAAATGCTTACTTTGACCAAAATCTTTTCTCCAGGGACCTGAGCAATAATAGTTTTGACGCTTCAGATTTTCCGTTGTCATTCTCAAACTTACGGGCTTTGACAACACTGTATGTCTCCCTTCctccctccttttctctctGTCGTCACACACACTCGACCAGCTCAATGAAGCCTTAACTAAActgttttctttcaagaatcaCAAACCCTTTCCACCATCCCACTTTGCAATTAGCCCTTAAAATTTTGCTCAGGCATCATGACTTTACATGCTAGATTATAATTGTCTCCATGTTTAGCAAGTGTTTTATGAAGCAGTCATTGGGTTTTTTGACAGACATTTTTGTCCATGGAACCTCTTTTGACTATGCATTCCTGTGTATAAAAGTTtacaatttatgatttttcacgCTGTCAACATAGTGAAGCTTTCTTCACTTCCTGTGAATAACAGAAAGATGGAAAACACTGGACTTGAAGGTCGGATTCCTCCTACACTCTTCGATCTTCCTAGTTTACAGACTTTGTGAGCATCCTTCCCCTTGTTTCTTCAGTACCATAGCAGTCAACTTTATGGATATTGATAGATTCTTTCATCTCATGGAAATTGATGGATATCTAAATTCACAAATGGTTACAGGATTTTAAGGAACAACCAGCTCAATGGCACATTGGATATTGCAACAAGCTCTAGCAGCCAACTGCAAGTCATTGATATGCGAAACAATCTCATTTCTTCATTCTATTCAGAAACACCAGAACGAAGGAATAACGTGGATGTAATGTAAGAGGcattctcctcctcctttttttgGATGAATTACAATAGTCCCTCTCGGATATTACAGAAAATCATCCCTTCAATATATATCAAACGTTAACGGCATTTTTCGTTCAAAAGTTTTTATAATatcttcaaacttttgagatgtctctgtaattcttttttccttaattttgtcCACTTGACTGCTAAAATGTGACAACGATAGTAGTGGGAAAAGTTAAATCCTGAGGAGATGTGCTATACAACTTGCCTGCATAAGAGTGTTTGATGTGTTATATTTTGCAGACTTGTGGGTAACCCAGTTTGTGACCATCCAGAAGCAACAGGAAATTACAGCACAGTTCCTCAAGCCAATTCTTCGTATACGAGGCTACCAGAGAAATGTGTTCCCCTCCACTGCatttcagatcagatttccagTCCCAATTGCAAATGCTCGTATCCATACAAGGGAGTACTAGTTTTCAAACCTCCATTTTTAGAGTCAAGAAACTCAACTTATTATGTACATCTGGAAGAAGAGTCTCTGATGCGTTCCTTCAAGTTCCATCAACTTCCTGTGGATTCAGTTGATGTAAATTTTCCAGCGAAGGATTCGTTTGGGTATCTTGAGTCAAATTTATCTATGTTTCCGTCAGGCCAAAATCATTTTAACACAGCTACGATTTCTGAAATTGGATTTGTGCTAACCCTTCAGACTTATGAGAATTCAGATATCTTTGGACCTACATATTTTAAGGGTTCTGCATATCCATACTTCGATGGTACTTACACATTTCATGCACAAGTGAGAGATTGGCTTGcattgttctttctttcttctgatGACACATcctcctccctccctctctccctccttCCCTCCCTCTTTGTCATGCAGGAAAACCTACGATGTCAAAAGAGTTATCAAGCACTGGAAGGATCATTGGGGCTGCGGCTGGAGGAGCCTCTTTCCTGCTACTATTGCTTCTTGCAGGGGTATGTGCTTATCGTCAGAAGAACAGAAGAGAAAGAGCAAGTGAACAGAAGAATCATTTTGGTACTTTAAGGTTCTAGTTTTAGACCTGATATTTTCCCATTCATCATTGAAAATtgtgtttatttctttttcttcattttgccAAATTGCAGCATACTTGGATTCAAGGAACAGTAACAGCGTTCCTCAGTTGAAGGGAGCCAGATGCTTCTCTTTCAATGAGATTACGAAGTGCACGAATAATTTTTCGGAAGCCAATCATATTGGATCAGGGGGTTACGGAATGGCAAGTTTCTCCCTCTTTTCCTGTCCTGGTGGTTTCATTTGCATAAACAATGATTGTGGGTGTTGCTGGTTACAATTTGCCTTCAAACTATCTAACCTCTGAGCTGGCATGGAATACCAAACCTTAAGAATGAGTATTTGAAAGTAACCTTTCAACATTTTTGTGTACAGGTTTATAGAGGGATGCTTCCTACTGGACAACTGATTGCCATCAAACGATGTCGTCAAGGATCGGTGCAAGGTGGGCTTGAATTCAACGCAGAGATAGAAGTTTTATCGAGAGTTCATCATAAAAATGTTGTAAACCTTGTTGGGTTTTGCTTTGAGAGAGGTGAACAGATGCTAATTTATGAGTTTGTTCGCAATGGTAGTCTCAGGGACAGCCTATCAGGTATTGCACATGGAACCTTTCAATCTTACAAGCATTGAGTTTTCCATGACAACCCTTTGGTGCCTTTGTTCCGAAAATAAGCACACGCATTCTATAGTTGAAGTAAGTCTACACTATTATATATCCTCTTCTCATGTAAGCAGGTTTGAGCGGGATCTGGCTGGATTGGAGGAGGAGACTTAAAGTGGCTCTTGGTGCAGCAAGAGGTCTTGCCTACTTGCACGAGCTTGTCAACCCTCGTATTATCCACAGGGACGTAAAATCAGCTAACATATTACTGGATGAATACTTAAATGCTAAAGTTGGTGATTTTGGTCTTTCCAAGCCTATGGACAATAGTGAGCTTATTCTTGCTAGCACTCAAGTTAAAGGGACAATGGTCAGTACCTCCAAAACTTCAAGAATTTAAGACTATCTAGTTTCATTATATGCAGGCCGCCTGCTGGTCTATGATTAAAGccaattaatatatatcaaaggTTACAATTGACAAGATTACTATATTTTCTGCTTAGGGTTATATAGATCCAGAATATCAGAAGTCCCTGCTCTTGACTGAGAAGAGTGATGTCTATGGCTTTGGAGTTGTGTTGCTGGAACTAGTAAGTGGAAGAAAGCCTTTAGAGCGAGGGAAATACCTTGTAGCGGAGGTAAGTAGCtcattggataaaaaaaaagatctatatAACCTTCATGAACTTCTTGACCCAAGCATTGGTTTAGACACGAAGCCGAAAGGTCTAGACAAGATAGTGGATCTGGCAATGAAATGTGTACAAGAGAAAGGAAGTGACAGGCCGACAATGGGTGAAGTAGTGAAAGAGATTGAGAATATCTTGCATCTTGCTGGTTTAAACCCCAATGCTGAAGCAGAATCCACTTCAGCTAGTTTTGAGGAAGCAAGCCAGGACGAGTTTCCACCATCCTTGAAGGAAGAAGAGCTTTCATTATCTTGAGTCTAGAACCATGATGAGCATTGTTTAGCTGGGAAAGATGAGAAGTTGCTTCGGTACTGGgttttacaatattttcttgCGATGTTTGCCGCGTGTGGTGCATCAGATTTGTAAGAGTCAACTACTTGTGAATATATGGTTAGCAAAACCTTTGTATGTTGGGTGAAAGAAATCCTCGGTGAATATGGTTGTGCATActggaccgaaagcaaacacaaataaaacacaaacaagcagaTTTACGTGGTTTCCCAAAACCGGGTATgtccacggaggcagcagattgtatattattggaggaatgatataaacactcaactcaacccgGTACAATCCCAGAAAACCCAATATTTCACTCTTACACTCACTCACTCTCTCAAATCTGCTCTCTTTCACTCTCACACACTTCCTTTGCACTTGCACTCTCTCGTCTCTACACTCTCTCGTCTCTATCTCCATTTATAGGAGAAAGAAGAGCCTTGGCAGCAACCCATGTGCAACCTAATAAATGCCTACCAACTACtacaataaaaaagttatgGTGGTTGGAAAAAATGTTGACAAATTTTCTACAAATCTCCACTTTGGCAAGATTTTTCCATCCAATCCTCATGATTGATCAATGCTGCCTTTAACGCGCCATATAGCGCTACACCCTGAAAGTGCTTAACACCGAGAGATGTTG of the Populus nigra chromosome 7, ddPopNigr1.1, whole genome shotgun sequence genome contains:
- the LOC133698745 gene encoding leucine-rich repeat receptor protein kinase HPCA1-like isoform X2; amino-acid sequence: MEPSLSPVELHLVLICYHLGGNQLSGTIPKELFRSNMTLIHVLLHDNNLTGSIPSTLGLVQTLEAVRFEGNSLTGPVPPNLNNLTTVKTLILSNNKFTGPVPNLTGMAYLSYLDLSNNSFDASDFPLSFSNLRALTTLKMENTGLEGRIPPTLFDLPSLQTLILRNNQLNGTLDIATSSSSQLQVIDMRNNLISSFYSETPERRNNVDVILVGNPVCDHPEATGNYSTVPQANSSYTRLPEKCVPLHCISDQISSPNCKCSYPYKGVLVFKPPFLESRNSTYYVHLEEESLMRSFKFHQLPVDSVDVNFPAKDSFGYLESNLSMFPSGQNHFNTATISEIGFVLTLQTYENSDIFGPTYFKGSAYPYFDGKPTMSKELSSTGRIIGAAAGGASFLLLLLLAGVCAYRQKNRRERASEQKNHFAYLDSRNSNSVPQLKGARCFSFNEITKCTNNFSEANHIGSGGYGMVYRGMLPTGQLIAIKRCRQGSVQGGLEFNAEIEVLSRVHHKNVVNLVGFCFERGEQMLIYEFVRNGSLRDSLSGLSGIWLDWRRRLKVALGAARGLAYLHELVNPRIIHRDVKSANILLDEYLNAKVGDFGLSKPMDNSELILASTQVKGTMGYIDPEYQKSLLLTEKSDVYGFGVVLLELVSGRKPLERGKYLVAEVSSSLDKKKDLYNLHELLDPSIGLDTKPKGLDKIVDLAMKCVQEKGSDRPTMGEVVKEIENILHLAGLNPNAEAESTSASFEEASQDEFPPSLKEEELSLS
- the LOC133698745 gene encoding leucine-rich repeat receptor protein kinase HPCA1-like isoform X1 codes for the protein MCPKVLTFLLVASFQIYTETYGDDFTVMSILKDAWQNTPRNWVGADPCGGKWEGISCYNSRVTSITLAAVGLTGELSGDISSLSELEVLDLSYNTGLNGTLPPSIVNLKKLKYLKLAGCSFYGPIPELIGSLQLLESLDLNSNRFTGSIPHSIGNLSKLVVLDLFNNLLDGAIPVSSGTTSGLDMLVNALHFHLGGNQLSGTIPKELFRSNMTLIHVLLHDNNLTGSIPSTLGLVQTLEAVRFEGNSLTGPVPPNLNNLTTVKTLILSNNKFTGPVPNLTGMAYLSYLDLSNNSFDASDFPLSFSNLRALTTLKMENTGLEGRIPPTLFDLPSLQTLILRNNQLNGTLDIATSSSSQLQVIDMRNNLISSFYSETPERRNNVDVILVGNPVCDHPEATGNYSTVPQANSSYTRLPEKCVPLHCISDQISSPNCKCSYPYKGVLVFKPPFLESRNSTYYVHLEEESLMRSFKFHQLPVDSVDVNFPAKDSFGYLESNLSMFPSGQNHFNTATISEIGFVLTLQTYENSDIFGPTYFKGSAYPYFDGKPTMSKELSSTGRIIGAAAGGASFLLLLLLAGVCAYRQKNRRERASEQKNHFAYLDSRNSNSVPQLKGARCFSFNEITKCTNNFSEANHIGSGGYGMVYRGMLPTGQLIAIKRCRQGSVQGGLEFNAEIEVLSRVHHKNVVNLVGFCFERGEQMLIYEFVRNGSLRDSLSGLSGIWLDWRRRLKVALGAARGLAYLHELVNPRIIHRDVKSANILLDEYLNAKVGDFGLSKPMDNSELILASTQVKGTMGYIDPEYQKSLLLTEKSDVYGFGVVLLELVSGRKPLERGKYLVAEVSSSLDKKKDLYNLHELLDPSIGLDTKPKGLDKIVDLAMKCVQEKGSDRPTMGEVVKEIENILHLAGLNPNAEAESTSASFEEASQDEFPPSLKEEELSLS